In Bacteroidales bacterium, the sequence GATCTTATCGAAGGCAGCAGTTTCAAAAGGTGTGCCGTAAGCGGTGAAAAACGGGTTTTCTTCTGTTTTCATCTTTTTTTCTCCTGTTGTGCAAGACATCATCATCCCCATAAATAACAGGGATAATCCAAAGAATGTTTTCATATTAGTTTGGTTTTTGAATTCAGGTGGCGAATTTAGGAAGAAATGCGATGGATAATAAAATTTCCCGCAGATTTACGCGGATAAACAACGCAAATAAGCTCAGAATAGGGAATCTTGCTTAACTCTAATCTGCGCCGATCTGTGTTTTAAAATCTGCGAAAATCAGCGAGAACCCTTAAATTACGATATACGAGAACCCTTAAATATCGAATTGCACTTGCTTATATTGCTTTACCCTCGTCGGTGCAGCATTTATCGTCTTTGCAGTTACAGCAGCAAAAACAACGTGTTCCTACCAGGATAAAAATGCCCAGGAACAGGAAACTATTCGCAATGAAAAAGAAGTTGAAGAAACTTCCGACACCAAGGAATTCGGTACCTGTGAAGAAACCGATGACGCCGCCCAGCATCAGCAGGCCGCCGAAAATCCCGGAAGCCCAGCCGAGATAATTGATAATTGCAATGATTTTCATTTTGAGTGGTTTTAGTGAACATCAAAGTTAATTAAAATAATTCGCCTTTGTATTTGGAAGTACATTTTTTCATATTTTTAGACCAATTAACTTAAATGGTCAAAAAGTTTAGGATTAATGGCGAAAGATCAGACTAAGGAAAAGATCCTGTCAGTTGCTGCCAGGATATTTGGAAAGTATGGATTCCAGAAGACCACGGTAGATGAAATTGCCCGCACGGCGCATAAAGCCAAAGGTTCTGTTTATTACTATTTCAAGAGCAAGGAAGAACTTTTCCTGGCCGTAGTCACGCAGGAGATCAATGTGCTTAAGTCGGGACTGACCCGGGTTATAGTGGATAGTCAGGATGCAACGGGTATGATCCGGAACTACCTGATGAACCGGATGATCCTGATGAAAGATGCAACGAACTACCATGAATCGCTGAAAGCTGATTTTGTAGATGATTTTGGGTTCCTTACCGATTGCCGGGCAGATTTTACCCGGTTCGAGATAGAACTAATGAAAGCGGTGCTCGACAGGGGCCTGCGGGAGAATAAATTCCAGATCAAGGACACCCAGGCCACCGCGCAGGTGATCATCCTGGCGATGAAAGCAATTGAGATACCTTTCTACCACCAGCATAAAATCGCCGAATACGAGCAAACCATCGTGGAACTGCTCGATATTCTCATAAAAGGATTGGAAAAACCATAATTTTTATTCAGAAAATGTTGAAAATACATGATTTTATCCTTATCTTTGTAATAAATATGACTAAAAAACGTTATTAGTCAAAATGAATAATTAAAATCAATAAACATGAGCAACCACGAGGAAATGAATATCGATCATAAGAAAGTCACAAATAAATTGTACTGCATTGATCCATCGCTTTCAGTGCGATAATTTTTTTACAATAGAACTGACTATAAAACAATAAACGTCAAAAAGTATATTTATGATCCGTCTTTCCAAGCTAATTATACACTACCGTAAAGCCATCATCATTATCACCCTTTTACTGACTGTTGTGATGGCAATATTCTTCAGGAATCTTAAAATCGACCCGGATGTATTCAATTATCTCCCGAAAAATGACCCGAAAGCCATGCTTTTCAGGGAGGTAGGCGATAAATACGGCGGGAATTATACCGGCGTCATCGGCCTGGAAACCGATGACATTTTTAACACGGCCACGCTGGAGCACATACGCCAGATAACCGACAGCCTTGAAACCATTCCTGGCGTCGGGACCGTAACGAGCCTGACCAATATCATCGACATTAAAGGAAGTGACTGGGGCATAGAGATCGGTAACCTGGTTGACAAGTATGATATTCCTCAAACAGATGAAGAACTGGCTGCTTTGAAAGCGTACGCTTTATCGCAGGATATGTACCGGGGCACGTTGGTTTCCGAAGATGCTACCTTCACGGCTGTCATGGTTAAAATTTCGGAAGGGATCGATAAGATCACCGTCGCCACGGCAATACAGGAGAAAGTCGAGTCCCTGAACCTGCCTGAAAAGGTTTATTTCGGCGGGATGCCGTTCGCATTTAAAAGCCTTGCCGACATTATCCTGGGCGACATGGACTTCCTGGCTCCTATCGCGGCACTCGTCATCATCATCGTGCTATTCCTGTCGTTCCGCTCCTGGCGCGGGGTGGTCCTGCCGCTGCTCACTGTCGCCATCAGTATCATATGGACCTTAGGCCTCATGGGATTGATTCATATCAGGATTTCTATCATCTCTGACGTCATACCGGTGATCCTGCTGGCCGTTGGCAGCGCTTACACTATCCATGTGATCAACCGCGTCAGGCAAACCAGGGCGGAGAACCCGGACCGGACGCTGCAAGAAGCCCTGGCGTATATCATCATCCCGGTATTCCTCGCCGCAACGACCACCATGGCCGGGTTCATCTCCTTCATCTTCGGTTCTTACCTGACCATGATCAGCACTTTTGGCATCTTTATGGCGCTGGGCGTGGCGTTCGCCATGGTACTGTCACTGACTTTCGCCCCGGCTGTAATGGCATTGTTCCCCGAAAAAATAAAACACGGGCAGCCTTTGAAGCAGAACAGCAAAGACCTGCTCGATAAGTTGCTTCAGAGGATTTTCAACCTGGTGATCAGCCATCCATGGCGTGTGATCATAAGCTGGTGCATTGTATTATGCATCGCCATTGCCGGCATATTCATGATTCAGCGCAAAGTGGATATCCTTGATTATTTCAGGAAATCCGATCCGACCCATATTGCCGAGGAGATCTTCCGGGAGAAATTCGGCGGGAGCATGCCTGTGTACCTGACTGTCAAAGGGGATGTCCAGGATCCCGAAGTGCTCAATACCATGCGCCTGGCGGCTGAGTTCATGGAACATTCTGAATCCGTGGTGCATACCCAGTCGGTGGCCGACCTGATCGAAGAGATGAACGAGGTGATGGGCGAGGGGAAGGTCATCCCGGAGAAAAAGAATAAGGTCGATCAGCTCTGGTTCCTGCTGGAAGGACAGGATATTATGGAGCAACTCGTGACGTATGAAAAGGATGAAGGACTCGTCAACGCGACGTTCAATACGGGTGATGTCGATAGGATGCAGGATTTTGTTGACAAGCTTCAGGGTTTTATCGATGAGCACCCGGCCTGGAAGGGGAAAGTAGATTTCACCGGATTGCCGTCGCTTTACCTGCAGATCGACCGGAGCCTGATCTTCAGCCAGATGCAGTCACTGATCTATGCCACGCTGCTCGTATTGCTGCTGGTCGCCATCATCTTGCGTTCATTACGGAGAGGCCTCCACGCCATCATCCCCATCCTGGCCACTTTGCTCGTTTTGTTTGGTTTTATGGGACTGGTAAAAATTCCCCTCGACATCGCGACGGTCCTGGTCGGAAGCGTTTCCATCGGGATAGGGGTGGATTATGCCATCCACATGATCACCCATTTTGATCACGAGATCAAAGCAGGCGCAGATGTTTCTTACTCGCTGGGACATGCCATCCGGATCAGCGGGCGGGCCATTGTTATCAATGTGCTGTCGGTGGCGCTCGGCTTCATGGTGCTCATGTTCTCGAACCTCGTCCCGCTGCAGCGCTTCGGCCTGCTCGTTGCGGTGACGATGTTCACCTCCGGCGCCGCGGCGCTCACGCTGTTGCCGGCAACATTGTTTATTTCCGGAAAATTCAAAGTAATAAATAAGCCACAAAAACACCAAGACACCAAATATCACCAAACCCTGTCAGTTAAACATTAACCGCTGTGAATTTTCGTGTTTTGGTGCTTTGGTGGCAATAAAGAGCACATTAAATAAAATTAAAAAATATACCAATGAAAAAGAAAATCTGTTTAGCAGCCCTTCTCCTGGCCTTTTCAGCATTAAATACAAACGCACAGACCGGCACGGAGATCCTGAAAAAGACCGATGCCGTCATGTACGCTTCCAAAGACCAGACGGCCAAAGTAAAAATCATCCTCACCGACAAGAAAGGCAACCAGCAGGAACGCGAAGCCGAATACATCCAGAAAGGCTCGGAAATGCGGCTTTTCAAATTCACCGCCCCCGCATCCCAGCAAGGCATCGCTTTCCTGTCACTCCCGGAAGATGTCATGTATATTTATTTGCCGGCTTATGAAAAGGAGCGCCGGATCGCCTCGCACGTCAAGAACCAGACCTTTGCCGGCACCGACTTCTCTTATGACGACATGGAATCCAAGCCCCTTTCTGATGAGTACGATGCTGAACTGCTTTCCCAGACCACGGATGCCTGGAAGCTGAAGCTCGTCCCGAAGACAGGCGTGGAGTCAGACTATTCCCGTCTCGAAATGCTGGTGAACAAGGACAACAATTATCTCCGCCAGGTTGACTATTATGACCGCGGCGGGCAGAAGATCAAGCAACTGGTAAACAAGAAGATCGAAAAGGTTGATGGCTA encodes:
- a CDS encoding TetR/AcrR family transcriptional regulator yields the protein MAKDQTKEKILSVAARIFGKYGFQKTTVDEIARTAHKAKGSVYYYFKSKEELFLAVVTQEINVLKSGLTRVIVDSQDATGMIRNYLMNRMILMKDATNYHESLKADFVDDFGFLTDCRADFTRFEIELMKAVLDRGLRENKFQIKDTQATAQVIILAMKAIEIPFYHQHKIAEYEQTIVELLDILIKGLEKP
- a CDS encoding efflux RND transporter permease subunit, with protein sequence MIRLSKLIIHYRKAIIIITLLLTVVMAIFFRNLKIDPDVFNYLPKNDPKAMLFREVGDKYGGNYTGVIGLETDDIFNTATLEHIRQITDSLETIPGVGTVTSLTNIIDIKGSDWGIEIGNLVDKYDIPQTDEELAALKAYALSQDMYRGTLVSEDATFTAVMVKISEGIDKITVATAIQEKVESLNLPEKVYFGGMPFAFKSLADIILGDMDFLAPIAALVIIIVLFLSFRSWRGVVLPLLTVAISIIWTLGLMGLIHIRISIISDVIPVILLAVGSAYTIHVINRVRQTRAENPDRTLQEALAYIIIPVFLAATTTMAGFISFIFGSYLTMISTFGIFMALGVAFAMVLSLTFAPAVMALFPEKIKHGQPLKQNSKDLLDKLLQRIFNLVISHPWRVIISWCIVLCIAIAGIFMIQRKVDILDYFRKSDPTHIAEEIFREKFGGSMPVYLTVKGDVQDPEVLNTMRLAAEFMEHSESVVHTQSVADLIEEMNEVMGEGKVIPEKKNKVDQLWFLLEGQDIMEQLVTYEKDEGLVNATFNTGDVDRMQDFVDKLQGFIDEHPAWKGKVDFTGLPSLYLQIDRSLIFSQMQSLIYATLLVLLLVAIILRSLRRGLHAIIPILATLLVLFGFMGLVKIPLDIATVLVGSVSIGIGVDYAIHMITHFDHEIKAGADVSYSLGHAIRISGRAIVINVLSVALGFMVLMFSNLVPLQRFGLLVAVTMFTSGAAALTLLPATLFISGKFKVINKPQKHQDTKYHQTLSVKH
- a CDS encoding outer membrane lipoprotein-sorting protein; translated protein: MKKKICLAALLLAFSALNTNAQTGTEILKKTDAVMYASKDQTAKVKIILTDKKGNQQEREAEYIQKGSEMRLFKFTAPASQQGIAFLSLPEDVMYIYLPAYEKERRIASHVKNQTFAGTDFSYDDMESKPLSDEYDAELLSQTTDAWKLKLVPKTGVESDYSRLEMLVNKDNNYLRQVDYYDRGGQKIKQLVNKKIEKVDGYWAATEMEMTDLVKEHSTIFKTSQVTFDDNLTAEDFTVREMKK